The following are encoded together in the Sinorhizobium terangae genome:
- a CDS encoding sugar phosphate isomerase/epimerase family protein translates to MSNPAKSIRIGTMVSATKGDAARRIGQIADMGFESFEPFFWQTTNGQDLAELGKHCKDTIGDRDITISTLGMFGNPLEETDIDLQTLQGWKDCIDNAHHFGATCVAGFTGRIRNRPLTDSLPRYRKIWRELAARAADKGVKIAFENCAMDGNWATGDWNIAHNPDAWELIFNETPDEHIGLEWEPCHQMVYLIDPLPQIRKWASKIFHVHGKDATIRWDVIREHGIFGKEKFVFMRTPGFGDSNWTDIISELRLAGWSGSIDIEGWHDPVYRDALEMTGQVHALNYLKTCRGGDFVVDPV, encoded by the coding sequence ATGAGCAATCCAGCCAAATCCATCCGCATCGGCACGATGGTCAGCGCCACCAAAGGCGACGCGGCCAGACGCATCGGCCAGATCGCCGACATGGGCTTCGAAAGCTTCGAGCCGTTCTTCTGGCAGACCACGAACGGCCAGGACCTCGCTGAACTCGGCAAGCATTGCAAGGACACTATCGGCGATCGCGACATCACGATCTCGACACTCGGCATGTTCGGCAATCCGCTCGAGGAGACCGACATCGACCTGCAGACGCTGCAAGGCTGGAAGGATTGCATCGACAATGCGCATCACTTCGGCGCGACCTGCGTCGCGGGGTTCACCGGCCGCATCCGCAATCGTCCGCTTACCGACAGCCTGCCGCGCTATCGGAAGATCTGGCGGGAGCTCGCCGCTCGCGCTGCCGACAAGGGCGTGAAGATCGCCTTCGAGAATTGCGCCATGGACGGCAACTGGGCGACCGGCGACTGGAACATCGCCCACAACCCGGATGCCTGGGAACTCATCTTCAACGAGACCCCGGACGAGCATATCGGTCTCGAATGGGAGCCCTGCCACCAGATGGTCTACCTGATCGATCCCCTGCCGCAGATCCGCAAATGGGCGTCGAAGATTTTTCACGTGCACGGCAAGGACGCGACGATCCGCTGGGACGTCATCCGCGAGCACGGCATCTTCGGCAAGGAAAAATTCGTCTTCATGCGTACGCCGGGTTTCGGCGACAGCAACTGGACCGACATCATCTCGGAACTGAGGCTCGCCGGTTGGTCCGGCTCGATCGACATCGAAGGCTGGCACGATCCGGTCTATCGCGATGCGCTTGAAATGACCGGCCAGGTCCACGCGCTCAATTACCTGAAGACCTGCCGGGGCGGCGATTTCGTCGTCGATCCGGTCTGA
- a CDS encoding FadR/GntR family transcriptional regulator, producing the protein MPPETFAKRPGKRTSHQLVVDELGQAVVGGEFAVGDILPGDAELAARFRVSRTVLREAMKTLAAKGLVFPRARIGTRVMPRTNWNLFDGDVLSWHFNAGVDRDFLHHLSEVRLALEPYAAGLAARRASEADISQMMRLAVAMGDAGHSAQTLAHADLEFHLHLLEASLNPFMRTVGSLIEAALIGVFKLTSPSPEEADIDRVAMAHIRIVEEIQRRDEDGARSAMENVIRVGQERLMLDLRVGTIPLQGGS; encoded by the coding sequence ATGCCGCCGGAAACCTTCGCCAAACGACCGGGGAAGCGCACAAGTCACCAGCTCGTCGTCGATGAGTTGGGCCAGGCAGTGGTCGGCGGCGAATTTGCCGTTGGCGACATACTGCCTGGCGACGCGGAGCTTGCGGCGCGCTTCAGAGTCTCGCGCACGGTCCTGCGCGAAGCGATGAAGACGCTCGCGGCCAAGGGGCTCGTTTTTCCGCGTGCGCGCATCGGGACGCGCGTCATGCCGCGGACGAATTGGAACCTGTTCGACGGCGATGTCCTCTCCTGGCATTTCAATGCAGGCGTCGACCGGGATTTCCTGCATCACCTGAGCGAGGTGAGACTGGCCCTCGAACCCTATGCCGCGGGGCTGGCGGCACGGCGGGCATCCGAAGCGGACATCAGCCAGATGATGCGGCTTGCCGTTGCCATGGGCGACGCCGGGCACAGCGCCCAGACGCTGGCGCACGCCGACCTCGAATTCCATCTCCACTTGCTCGAAGCCTCCCTCAATCCCTTCATGCGGACGGTGGGCAGCCTTATCGAAGCGGCGCTGATCGGCGTTTTCAAACTTACGAGTCCAAGCCCCGAGGAGGCGGACATCGACCGTGTCGCGATGGCGCACATCCGCATCGTCGAGGAGATCCAACGCCGCGATGAGGACGGTGCCCGAAGTGCTATGGAGAACGTGATCCGGGTGGGCCAGGAACGACTTATGCTTGACCTAAGGGTAGGCACGATCCCTCTTCAGGGTGGATCGTGA
- a CDS encoding carbohydrate ABC transporter permease, which yields MKRILASVTDGKGFDIGLVLLPLAFLFAMSGLPLVYNVVMSFQEVDMFSLGSIVRPFVGLKNYVDLFAQPETRPILLNTALFVSASIAGQFLIGFGLALFFWMNFPGASWLRGLFLVSWVMPGLVVGAIWNWILSGDFGVLNFFLRETGVIEGNIFWRSDPNYSLWAVIIANIWLGTSFNMILLSVGLSGIPKDLYEAAELDGANALQRFFTITLPMMRSTIGAIVALGLIFTLQQFDLFAGITSGGPNNSSNVTQYWAWDLSFRQYDFAKGATISVIMIVFVMLASVVYVRSTRHEVRG from the coding sequence ATGAAGAGAATCCTAGCCAGCGTGACGGACGGAAAAGGCTTCGACATCGGCCTCGTCCTGTTACCGCTCGCCTTCCTGTTCGCGATGTCCGGGCTGCCGCTCGTCTATAACGTCGTGATGAGTTTTCAGGAGGTCGACATGTTCAGCCTCGGCAGCATCGTCCGGCCTTTCGTCGGCCTCAAGAACTATGTCGACCTGTTCGCGCAGCCCGAAACCCGGCCCATTCTCCTCAACACCGCGCTCTTCGTCAGCGCCTCGATCGCCGGTCAGTTCCTCATCGGCTTCGGCCTCGCTCTGTTCTTCTGGATGAATTTTCCGGGAGCGTCGTGGCTGCGCGGGCTCTTTCTGGTTTCCTGGGTCATGCCCGGCCTGGTCGTCGGCGCCATCTGGAACTGGATTCTCTCTGGCGATTTCGGCGTGCTCAACTTCTTCCTGCGGGAGACGGGTGTCATCGAAGGCAACATCTTCTGGCGCTCCGATCCGAACTATTCCCTCTGGGCCGTCATCATCGCCAACATCTGGCTAGGCACGTCCTTCAACATGATCCTGCTTTCGGTCGGGTTATCGGGCATACCGAAGGACCTCTATGAGGCAGCCGAACTCGATGGAGCCAACGCGCTCCAGCGGTTCTTCACGATCACCCTACCGATGATGCGTTCGACGATTGGGGCGATCGTCGCGCTCGGCCTGATCTTCACCCTGCAGCAGTTCGACCTCTTCGCCGGCATCACCTCGGGCGGACCGAACAACTCGTCCAACGTGACGCAATATTGGGCCTGGGACCTTTCGTTCCGGCAATACGACTTCGCCAAGGGTGCGACGATCTCGGTGATCATGATCGTCTTCGTGATGCTCGCTTCCGTCGTCTATGTGCGCTCCACCCGCCATGAGGTCCGAGGATGA
- a CDS encoding carbohydrate ABC transporter permease, with the protein MSDQLRNRVMLAVALLLAAIYLFPLYWMYITALKTGSAMFATPPKFLPSEPQWSIYSYVWESRNMGRYLWNSLVIAVGAVSIISVLGVGCAYVLARYRNVWVDIGLFLILMLQVLPASLMVTPIFVGFSQIGLLETPRLAVILAIAAKSMPFFVVLVRATFMSVPMELEEAALVDGNSRFGAFFNIVLSLARNGILVSAVLIFMQAFGEFVYSKSMIQAVELQPASVGLNSFMGPNTNEWNNIMAYATIYVTPILAAFILLQRRIVSGLTSGALK; encoded by the coding sequence ATGAGTGATCAATTGCGCAATCGGGTAATGCTCGCCGTCGCATTGTTGCTCGCGGCCATCTACCTCTTCCCGCTTTACTGGATGTATATCACGGCGCTGAAGACCGGCTCGGCGATGTTCGCGACCCCACCCAAATTTCTGCCCAGCGAGCCGCAATGGAGCATCTACTCCTATGTCTGGGAAAGCCGCAACATGGGCCGCTACCTCTGGAACTCGCTGGTCATCGCAGTAGGGGCCGTGTCGATCATCTCGGTGCTCGGCGTCGGTTGCGCCTATGTGCTGGCGCGCTACCGCAATGTCTGGGTGGATATCGGGCTGTTCCTCATCCTGATGCTGCAAGTGTTGCCGGCCTCGCTGATGGTGACGCCGATCTTCGTCGGTTTCTCGCAGATCGGCCTGCTCGAAACGCCGCGGCTTGCCGTCATCCTGGCGATAGCGGCCAAGAGCATGCCGTTCTTCGTAGTCCTCGTCCGGGCAACCTTCATGAGCGTGCCGATGGAGCTTGAGGAGGCGGCTCTCGTCGACGGCAATTCGCGTTTCGGCGCCTTCTTCAACATCGTGTTGTCGCTTGCCAGGAACGGCATCCTCGTCAGCGCCGTCCTGATCTTCATGCAGGCCTTCGGTGAGTTCGTCTATTCGAAGTCGATGATCCAGGCCGTCGAACTGCAGCCTGCGAGCGTCGGGCTCAATTCCTTCATGGGACCGAACACCAATGAATGGAACAACATCATGGCTTATGCCACGATCTATGTGACCCCCATCCTTGCCGCCTTCATCCTCTTGCAGCGCCGTATCGTTTCCGGCCTCACCTCGGGAGCCCTCAAATGA
- a CDS encoding ABC transporter substrate-binding protein, which yields MGIRRFAILGTVALGTSLAAFAANAEDVTISVWSLDRDIQPAPNLIKDFNKLNTGIKVEYRQIQFDDVVSEAMRAYSTGQAPDIIAVDNPEHALFSSRGAFLDLTDMIAKSSVVKAENYFPGPLASVTWEGKYYGIPKATNTIALYYNKDMFKAKGLDPNKPPQTWDELVEAARKLTDPAANVYGLAFSAKANEEGTFQFLPWAQMAGGGYDNINTEGAVKALDTWKTIIDEKLASPDSLTRGQWDSTGTFNSGNAAMAISGPWELDRMIQEAKFDWGVALLPVPDIGAERSSAMGDFNWAIFSSTDHPEEAFKVLEYFVSQDDRMFKDFGQLPARSDVAIPPTGQPLKDAALKVFLEQLKYAKPRGPHPEWPKISKAIQDAIQAALTGQMSSKEALDQAAEKIKAVLG from the coding sequence ATGGGTATTCGCAGATTTGCAATCCTGGGCACCGTCGCCCTCGGCACCTCGTTGGCGGCATTCGCCGCCAATGCAGAAGATGTGACGATCAGTGTTTGGTCGCTGGATCGGGACATTCAGCCGGCGCCGAACTTGATCAAAGATTTCAACAAGCTGAACACCGGAATTAAAGTCGAATATCGCCAGATCCAGTTCGACGACGTCGTCAGCGAGGCCATGCGCGCCTATTCGACGGGACAGGCACCGGACATCATAGCGGTCGACAATCCGGAGCACGCGCTCTTTTCGTCGCGCGGCGCGTTCCTCGATCTCACCGACATGATTGCAAAATCGTCGGTCGTTAAGGCCGAGAATTACTTTCCGGGACCGCTCGCGTCGGTGACCTGGGAAGGGAAATATTACGGGATTCCCAAGGCGACCAACACGATCGCGCTCTACTACAACAAGGACATGTTCAAGGCGAAAGGCCTTGACCCGAACAAACCGCCGCAGACCTGGGACGAACTGGTGGAGGCCGCGCGCAAGCTGACGGACCCGGCCGCGAATGTCTACGGCCTCGCATTCTCCGCCAAGGCGAACGAGGAGGGGACATTCCAGTTCCTTCCCTGGGCGCAGATGGCCGGCGGCGGCTATGACAACATCAATACGGAAGGCGCGGTCAAGGCGCTCGACACCTGGAAGACGATTATCGACGAGAAACTCGCCTCTCCGGATAGTCTGACACGCGGCCAATGGGATTCGACCGGAACGTTCAATTCCGGCAATGCGGCGATGGCGATTTCCGGCCCGTGGGAACTCGACCGGATGATCCAGGAGGCGAAATTCGACTGGGGCGTAGCGCTGCTGCCGGTGCCCGACATCGGCGCCGAACGCTCCTCGGCGATGGGTGACTTCAACTGGGCGATTTTTTCCAGCACCGACCATCCCGAAGAAGCCTTCAAGGTGCTCGAATACTTCGTTTCGCAGGACGACAGGATGTTCAAGGATTTCGGCCAACTGCCGGCCCGCTCAGATGTCGCTATCCCGCCGACCGGCCAGCCGCTGAAAGATGCGGCGCTCAAGGTTTTCCTCGAACAGTTGAAATATGCCAAGCCGCGTGGCCCGCACCCGGAATGGCCGAAAATTTCCAAGGCCATCCAGGACGCGATTCAGGCGGCGCTGACGGGTCAGATGAGCTCCAAGGAAGCGCTTGACCAGGCAGCCGAAAAAATCAAGGCGGTTCTGGGCTGA
- a CDS encoding ABC transporter ATP-binding protein produces the protein MTLQIELNGVNKYYGAFHALKDINLAIEEGTFVALVGPSGCGKSTLLRSLAGLEKISTGEMKIAGQLMNDVPPRKRDVAMVFQSYALYPHMTVEENLTYSLRIRGVKKAEARKAAEEVALTTGLSHLMQRYPRELSGGQRQRVAMSRAIIRHPKAFLFDEPLSNLDAALRVHMRKEIRALHDRLKATSVYVTHDQIEAMTMADHVVVMRDGIIEQQGRPLDLYDRPANKFVAGFIGSPAMNFIQAIVGEDGAHIVLDFGKTQAKLAIGSRLSPGTSLTAGIRPEHIKIVAEGQGAFDVPVGIVESTGSATFITSATTPELTIVETGRGDAKSGDIIGLGIDLAQLHLFDIATGRRIELQSGRVGIEPPRHLHVAGHAS, from the coding sequence ATGACTCTTCAGATCGAGCTCAACGGCGTCAACAAGTATTACGGTGCCTTCCACGCGCTGAAGGACATCAATCTCGCGATAGAGGAGGGGACCTTCGTCGCCCTCGTCGGTCCGTCCGGCTGCGGCAAGTCCACACTGCTGCGCTCGCTCGCCGGGCTTGAGAAGATTTCGACCGGCGAGATGAAGATCGCCGGTCAACTGATGAACGATGTACCGCCGCGCAAGCGCGACGTTGCGATGGTCTTCCAGTCCTATGCGCTCTATCCGCATATGACCGTCGAGGAGAACCTGACCTACAGCCTGCGCATTCGCGGCGTGAAGAAGGCGGAAGCCCGCAAGGCGGCGGAAGAGGTGGCGTTGACCACGGGCCTGTCGCATCTGATGCAGCGTTATCCCCGCGAGCTCTCGGGCGGCCAGCGCCAGCGCGTCGCGATGAGCCGCGCCATCATCCGCCATCCCAAGGCTTTCTTGTTCGACGAACCGCTTTCGAATCTCGACGCGGCGCTTCGCGTGCATATGCGCAAGGAAATCCGCGCCCTGCACGACCGGCTCAAGGCAACCTCGGTTTATGTAACGCACGACCAGATTGAGGCGATGACCATGGCAGACCATGTCGTCGTCATGCGCGACGGCATCATCGAGCAGCAGGGTCGACCGCTCGATCTCTATGATCGCCCCGCTAACAAATTCGTGGCCGGCTTCATAGGCTCGCCCGCAATGAACTTCATACAGGCGATCGTCGGGGAAGATGGTGCGCACATCGTTCTCGACTTCGGCAAGACGCAGGCGAAACTCGCGATTGGAAGCCGCCTTTCACCGGGCACGTCCCTTACTGCGGGGATCCGCCCGGAGCACATCAAGATCGTTGCTGAAGGACAGGGTGCTTTCGACGTCCCGGTCGGCATCGTCGAGTCGACCGGCTCGGCCACGTTCATCACGTCGGCGACCACGCCAGAGTTGACGATCGTCGAGACCGGGCGCGGCGACGCGAAAAGCGGCGACATCATCGGCCTTGGGATAGACTTGGCGCAGCTGCATCTCTTCGACATCGCAACGGGCCGGCGGATCGAACTGCAAAGTGGCCGCGTCGGAATCGAGCCGCCTCGGCACCTCCACGTTGCGGGTCATGCGAGCTAG
- the yjfF gene encoding galactofuranose ABC transporter, permease protein YjfF, giving the protein MKQKYLPLTATILIFVLSYALCAAQYPNILSTRVIGNLLTDSAFLGIAAVGMTFVILSGGIDLSVGSVIAFTGVFLAVVLEHTSMHPLMAFALVLAITTLFGALMGMIIHYLEMPAFIVTLAGMFLARGMAFVLSIDSIPIKHPFYAILKGLYYKLPGGGRITVIGGLMLLVFAVGILIAHRTRFGTNVYALGGGTATAKLMGVPVASTTVKIYALSGLLAGLSGIVFSLYTSAGYSLAAVGVELDAITAVVIGGTLLTGGSGFVAGTLVGIFIQGLIQTYITFDGSLSSWWTKILIGALLFAFILLQKGIIHLSRDARQRA; this is encoded by the coding sequence ATGAAGCAGAAATATCTGCCGCTTACGGCAACGATCTTAATCTTCGTCTTAAGCTATGCGCTCTGCGCCGCCCAATATCCGAACATTCTCTCCACCCGCGTCATCGGCAATCTGTTAACCGACAGTGCCTTCCTCGGCATCGCGGCCGTCGGCATGACATTCGTCATTCTTTCGGGAGGCATCGACCTCTCGGTCGGATCGGTCATCGCCTTCACCGGGGTCTTTCTGGCGGTCGTGCTGGAACATACGAGCATGCACCCGCTCATGGCCTTCGCGCTGGTCCTCGCGATAACCACGCTTTTCGGCGCGCTGATGGGAATGATCATCCATTATCTCGAAATGCCGGCCTTCATCGTGACGCTGGCCGGAATGTTCCTCGCTCGCGGCATGGCCTTCGTGCTGTCGATCGATTCCATTCCGATCAAGCATCCGTTCTACGCAATATTGAAAGGGCTCTATTACAAACTGCCAGGCGGCGGGCGCATCACCGTCATCGGCGGGCTGATGCTGCTCGTCTTCGCCGTCGGCATCCTCATCGCTCACAGGACCCGGTTCGGCACGAACGTCTATGCGCTTGGCGGCGGCACCGCGACGGCGAAGCTCATGGGCGTCCCGGTCGCAAGCACAACGGTCAAGATCTATGCCCTCTCGGGGCTGCTCGCGGGCCTCTCCGGCATTGTTTTTTCGCTTTACACGTCGGCTGGCTATTCGCTTGCCGCGGTCGGCGTCGAGCTTGATGCGATCACCGCCGTCGTCATCGGAGGCACGCTCTTGACCGGTGGATCGGGCTTTGTTGCCGGAACGCTTGTCGGCATCTTCATCCAGGGCCTCATTCAGACCTACATAACCTTCGACGGATCGCTCTCCAGCTGGTGGACAAAGATCCTGATCGGCGCGCTTCTCTTTGCCTTTATCCTTCTGCAGAAGGGGATCATCCACCTGTCGCGCGATGCCCGACAACGCGCCTGA
- a CDS encoding ABC transporter permease: MIPILRTYLARLLPQLIALSAILIAISMTFPGFLNLEIQNGRLYGSLIDILNRGAPVVLLAIGMTVVIATKGIDLSVGAVMAICGAVAASFITAGHSLFETLLITIAVGILCGMWNGVLVAVLDIQPIIATLVLMVAGRGIAQLVTEGAILTFNDPGLIFIGSGSFAGLPMPVVVWLVFGVLVALLVRQSALGMLIEAIGVNRRASTLSGVLTPVLLIAAYMLSGLSAAIAGIIAAADIRGADANNAGLWLELDAILAVVVGGTSLLGGRFSIAASVLGAIIIQAINTGILLSGFPPEFNLIIKAAIIVFILVLQSPRFRTAFAFLAVPRRAAKTTEQEAK; this comes from the coding sequence GTGATACCGATCCTCCGGACCTATCTCGCCCGATTGCTGCCGCAACTGATTGCCCTTTCGGCTATTCTCATCGCGATTTCAATGACATTTCCCGGTTTTCTCAACCTGGAAATTCAAAACGGCCGCCTCTACGGCAGTCTGATCGACATCCTCAACCGGGGCGCTCCTGTCGTGCTGCTGGCGATCGGCATGACCGTAGTCATCGCAACCAAGGGCATCGACCTTTCCGTTGGCGCGGTCATGGCGATTTGCGGTGCCGTAGCCGCGTCCTTTATCACGGCCGGCCATTCGCTCTTTGAAACGCTCCTCATCACGATTGCGGTCGGCATCCTCTGCGGTATGTGGAATGGCGTTCTCGTCGCCGTCCTCGACATTCAGCCGATCATTGCGACGCTTGTGCTGATGGTCGCCGGGCGAGGCATCGCCCAGTTGGTGACCGAAGGCGCGATTCTGACTTTCAATGATCCCGGCCTCATCTTCATCGGCAGCGGTTCCTTCGCCGGGCTACCGATGCCGGTCGTGGTCTGGCTGGTTTTCGGAGTTCTCGTCGCACTGCTCGTCAGGCAAAGCGCGCTCGGCATGCTGATCGAGGCGATCGGCGTCAATCGCCGGGCGAGCACGCTGTCGGGGGTTCTCACACCGGTGCTTCTGATTGCCGCCTATATGCTTTCCGGCCTCAGCGCCGCGATCGCCGGGATCATCGCCGCTGCCGATATCAGGGGGGCCGACGCCAACAATGCGGGCCTCTGGCTGGAGCTCGACGCCATTCTGGCGGTCGTCGTCGGCGGCACGTCCCTTCTCGGCGGCCGCTTCAGCATCGCCGCGTCAGTGCTCGGGGCGATTATCATCCAGGCGATCAATACCGGCATCCTGCTTTCCGGTTTCCCGCCGGAGTTCAACCTCATCATCAAGGCGGCAATCATCGTCTTCATCCTGGTGCTTCAGTCGCCGCGCTTCCGCACCGCCTTTGCCTTCCTCGCTGTCCCACGGCGAGCGGCCAAAACGACCGAGCAGGAGGCGAAATGA